Proteins encoded together in one Telopea speciosissima isolate NSW1024214 ecotype Mountain lineage chromosome 6, Tspe_v1, whole genome shotgun sequence window:
- the LOC122664058 gene encoding mitochondrial import inner membrane translocase subunit Tim13-like, translating to MDAFSSPSSGSSSQPSTEAFMGQLKVQLAQAHAEEFLETIRGKCFDKCITKPGTSLSGSESSCISRCVDRYIEATGIISRALFSSPF from the exons ATGGATGCATTTTCATCCCCTTCGAGCGGGTCGTCATCTCAACCATCAACAGAGGCTTTCATGGGCCAGTTGAAGGTTCAGCTTGCTCAGGCTCATGCGGAGGAGTTCCTTGAG ACAATCAGAGGGAAGTGCTTTGATAAGTGCATTACAAAGCCAGGGACAAGCCTGAGCGGGAGTGAAAGTAGTTGTATTTCAAGATGTGTGGATCGCTACATTGAAGCCACGGGTATTATCAGCCGAGCTCTTTTTAGCTCACCGTTCTAG
- the LOC122664056 gene encoding nascent polypeptide-associated complex subunit alpha-like protein 4, with translation MPGPVVEEEEQLTSVKERRKLQNDEPVVEDVKDDDEDDDDDDDDDDDEKDDGTEGEQGAGTNESSKQSRSEKKSRKAMLKLGMKLVMGVSRVTIKRTKNILFVISKPDVFKSPNSETYVIFGEAKIEDLSSQLQTQAAQQFRMPDMGSVMAKPDVSAAAAASQADEEEEEVDETGVEPRDIDLVMTQAGVSRAKAVKALKTHTGDIVGAIMELTT, from the exons ATGCCGGGCCCCGTCGTCGAAGAGGAGGAACAGCTCACCTCCGTCAAGGAGCGGCGTAAACTTCAG AACGATGAGCCCGTAGTTGAGGATGTTAAGGATGACGACGAGgacgacgatgatgatgatgacgatgacgaTGACGAGAAGGACGACGGAACCGAAG GTGAACAAGGTGCAGGGACGAATGAGAGCTCAAAGCAGAGCAGAAGTGAGAAAAAGAGCCGTAAGGCGATGCTAAAGCTGGGGATGAAACTTGTTATGGGTGTTAGTAGGGTCACAATTAAGAGGACCAAAAAT ATATTGTTTGTCATCTCCAAACCTGATGTATTCAAGAGCCCAAATTCTGAAACATACGTCATATTTGGGGAGGCAAAGATTGAGGATTTAAGCTCTCAGCTGCAGACACAGGCTGCCCAACAGTTCAGGATGCCAGATATGGGATCAGTAATGGCAAAACCTGATGTTTCTGCTGCCGCGGCTGCCTCACAGGctgatgaggaagaggaggaggtcGACGAGACAGGGGTGGAGCCCCGTGATATTGATTTGGTGATGACACAGGCGGGAGTGTCAAGGGCCAAGGCTGTCAAGGCTCTCAAGACACACACTGGGGATATAGTGGGCGCCATTATGGAGCTCACCACATAG
- the LOC122666092 gene encoding leucine-rich repeat receptor-like serine/threonine-protein kinase BAM1, whose protein sequence is MDLSNNMFSGEIPESFAELKNLTLLNLFRNKLHGAIPDFIGYLPELEVLQLWENNFTGSIPQGLGRNGKLQLLDLSSNKLTGILPPDLCSGNRLETLILLGNFLFGNIPESSLGLGFEGGAESDGEDGDDSVQAKRLKRSD, encoded by the coding sequence ATGGATCTCTCCAACAATATGTTCTCCGGTGAGATTCCCGAATCTTTTGCGGAGCTGAAGAATCTAACGCTGTTGAATTTGTTCAGGAACAAGTTGCACGGGGCGATTCCAGATTTCATTGGTTATTTGCCCGAGTTGGAAGTGTTGCAGCTTTGGGAGAATAATTTTACTGGAAGTATTCCTCAGGGACTTGGAAGGAATGGCAAGCTTCAGCTCCTCGATTTGTCGTCGAACAAGCTGACGGGGATTCTTCCTCCGGATCTCTGTTCTGGAAATCGGCTTGAGACGCTGATCTTATTGGGGAACTTTCTGTTCGGTAACATTCCTGAATcaagtttagggttagggtttgagggtggaGCAGAGAGTGATGGTGAAGATGGTGACGATTCGGTTCAGGCAAAGAGGTTGAAGAGGAGCGATTGA